TGAGATCGAACAATTCCAACCTCGGTCAGTACATCAATTCGTTAGAAGAGCAAATGGCTAATTCCACGATTGGATGCCAGAAGTTGAAAGATGACATGACAGAGCTGATGAGTGAAGTCAGTAACTTGATATCCTACTGCGCAAACATTCAGAGTCAACTGGATGCGGAAGTGACGACATGCGCCAATGTTTCCCAGAGGGTGGTCGGCTCTCACATCGAACATATCCGCAGTGAAGATGGAGACAGATAATTTAACAAGAGTAGTTGATGAACTGGACAGAGAAACTAAAATCTTGGCATCTCACACTGCTAATGTTAGCGCCGCTGTTGACAACGTGTACGACGACGTCCACAACTTGACGGCCAGCAGTCTCCAGGCGCTTGCTGAGCTAAACCAACAAACCGCGGCGACACGAAATGTCTCGCACCTATTAGAGGGCCTAAGAAAGCAGGCGGAGGAAAAGGACAAACTAGAAGAGTACTTTCAAAACATCACTTCCATTGTCCACAGTCTTCGTTTGGACCTCGACATCCAGGAAAGTGGCGAGGAGGAGCTACGGGGTCAGGTGAGAGACATGACGAGAAACTTCACTGCCGTCAGCGACGAGGTGGCTCAGGCAGCGGCAAGGATGGACGGTCTGCTGGCAGACTACCAAAACATCACCAACTACCTGCAAGGTCGTGCAGACACAGCTTCTAAACATGTCATTAGACGTTCGGGATCCGGAAGATAAGCTGGACCTTCAGGGTCCCAGGAATAGTACCTTCTCGTCACAACTGCAGAGCTTGACTTTGAGTTTTCAACGATTTGGATTGGATCTCGAAAGGGTGAAGCATGATCAGGCAAATGTTTCGAGCCACGTGCACTCATTAGAGTCCGAGGCGTCGAGGGTCAAGACCAGGGTGGAAGGCCTAGAGTCCCAGGTGGCGCCAATGGTCACTCAACACATTAACACAACAGAGCAGCTCTCCGGCTTGCATGGACAGGTAACCAACTTGAATGCATTCTTCCAGCAGCTTGAGTCCAAAGTCCAGCAACAGCATGTCGAGGGGACTAACCTGGCAGAACAAGTGCACATCCTGTCGTCTGCTAACGATCAGCTGAAACAGCAGCAGACCAATCTGAACAGCCTGGAACAGAGCCTAGGAGAACGTCTACAAAGTCTGGCCTCTGATGTCCAAAGAAATCACAATGATGTGTCTGCACTTTCGCAAGAAAATTCACAGGTTGCTGGGAAAGTTGAAGCCATCGTACAGCAGGTACAAAAGGTGACTTCATGGATGCCTAACGCCACGGCCCTGATGGCGAAACTGGAAAAGCAAGCGGCAGTTCTGACACTAGAGGGCGCTGGCGTGAAGGAGGAGTTAGACAACCTGACGGTGAAGATGGCGGCGGCCTACCAGAATCTGCAGCTGCTGGGTGCTGCTCAACACAACGACACACTGCTCATCCAGGCACTTGAGGGAGTGACTTCCAACCTGTCGATGGCGAACACTGATCACTCCTGTGCTGACGATGAGCTGTCA
The Pomacea canaliculata isolate SZHN2017 linkage group LG2, ASM307304v1, whole genome shotgun sequence genome window above contains:
- the LOC112557388 gene encoding angiopoietin-related protein 7-like — translated: MSLDVRDPEDKLDLQGPRNSTFSSQLQSLTLSFQRFGLDLERVKHDQANVSSHVHSLESEASRVKTRVEGLESQVAPMVTQHINTTEQLSGLHGQVTNLNAFFQQLESKVQQQHVEGTNLAEQVHILSSANDQLKQQQTNLNSLEQSLGERLQSLASDVQRNHNDVSALSQENSQVAGKVEAIVQQVQKVTSWMPNATALMAKLEKQAAVLTLEGAGVKEELDNLTVKMAAAYQNLQLLGAAQHNDTLLIQALEGVTSNLSMANTDHSCADDELSVKLQNLTDTLQRARELQDAIRRPASCDDVKQYDLLNGLHTLYLAGNTVIPVYCDQTTDQGGWTVIQRRQDGSVDFYRKWEDYQKGFGDLTANFWLGLSNIHLMTSQRECSLRIDMRDFHGNTSYAKYNIFHVADEKDSYRLHVDQFSGNAGDSLEVPVTGDNSMAFSTFDRDNDIYRSNCADESLYAGGWWYARCGQANLNGIYKYSAGVGVKGIFWYTWTNTTAYLSHVEMKIKCQST